The genomic region GTTCATCCGGAACGGTTGGTGGCGACGATTGTTCACTACCTGACCTTCGGCACCATCCCTCCGCTCGATCATTTCCTTCGCCCCAAAGCCTTCTATGGTTTTAACCAACATGATAACTGCGAACGCAGAGGTCAATTCGAGGCGGGCCGCTTTGTCACTGATTGGGGAGACCCTTCTCAACAGGGCTACTGCCTCTACATGAAGGGATGCCGCGGCCCTGTAGCCAATCAGGATTGCTGGAAGCGGCGCTGGAATCAGCGGACCAATTATTGCATTAAGGCCAACACGCCATGCGTTGCCTGTTCCGAACCTGAATTCTTTGAATGGTTCAGTCCGGTCTATGAACGTCAGTACGATATTTCCGTGCCGGGAATTGGGCGAGTGGATATCGATAAAGTAGCGGCATCTGTGGCTGGCGCCACGGCGGCAGGTATTGGCGTGCACATGCTGGCCAGCCATATTAAGGGAAAACGGGATGATTCTTCTGCAGACACTGAACCCAAAACAGAAGCGAAGGAGAGCTAAAATATGACACGTATTGTCATTGACCCTTTGACGCGCATCGAAGGCCACCTCAAGATTGAAGTGGAGGTGGAGAACGGGAAAGTCGTTGACGCCTGGTCTGCCGGAATGATGGCTCGAGGCTGGGAAGTGTTGCTCAAGGATCGAGACCCCAGGGATGCGCCCTACCTCAGCAGCCGTGTCTGTGGAGTGTGTGAAGGCGTACATACGGTGGCTTCGGCTCAGGCTCTTGATCATGCCTTTGGCGCCGAAATCCCTGAGGCAGGCCGGATCATGCGCAACCTTTTCTGCTCCGGCCTCTACATGCACGATCACTTCATTCATTTCTATGTCCTCTCGGCGCTGGACTATCTGGATATCATGGCAGTGGCCAGTTATAACGGGAGCGATCCCGGTTTGAGAGCGCTGCGAGACAAGATCGCGGCGTTAGCCAAGAACAAGGACACCTCTCCTTTCACACCCCGATACAAACTGGATGAGTTTTGCGTCACCGATCCCGAAACAGTTACCACGCTGGTGTCACATTATGTCAAGGCTGTGGAAATGAAGGCCAAATCCTCCAAGATGCTCAATATCATTTGCGGCATCCAGCCGAACCCGGCCACCATCATGGCGGGCGGTTGCACGGCAACCCCTTCAGTCGAGGAACTTCGGGAATTCCGGACTCTATGGGAAGAGCAGCTGGATTTCGTCGAGAATGTCTATCTCAAAGACGTGATCGCTGTGGGCACGGGGCCACTGTTGCCGCTGGCGCTGAATGGATTCGGCGGAGATATGAATCCAGACTATCACGGCAACTATATGTGCTACCCGATGTTCCCGCAGGATAACCCGGCCAGTGAAGCCGATTATTCTTTCGGCGGCAGCAACCATCTGGTCAAAGGCGGGGTCATCTTTAATACTCAGTTGAATGCGACGGGGGCAGTGGATTACGGGAAAATCACAGAGTCGGTAACAACCTCCTGGTATGATTATCCGGCGGGAGTGGATAATCTCCATCCGAGCGAAGGCCTAACCAAATTCAACCCCAACAAGCCAGGTGCTTATTCGTTTATCAAAGCGCCTCGGTATGATGGACAACCGATGGAGGTTGGCCCACTAGCCCGTGGTTTGGTCAATCAATTCCCAGAGCTAATGGATTTAATCAACGCCGGTGCCAAGCCGGGAGCGATAGCTCGCCATTTCTGTCGAGCTATCGAGTCTAGAGATGTGGGAAGGGCTGGGCTGGCCTGGATCGATCGCCTGATTGAGCTGGCTTCCAAGGGCCCAATCGTCGGTATGAATGACAAGAAGGTTCCAAGGTCCGCCAGAGGAATGGGGGTCTGGGATGCGCCCAGGGGAGCGCTCGGCCACTGGATTGAGATCGAAGACCACCGCATCAAGAATTACCAGCTGGTGGTGCCGAGCACGTGGAACGCTTCTCCTCGCGATGAGAAAAGCGTCAGAGGAACCTATGAGCAGGCCCTGATCGGCACGCCGGTGCCGGATGTGGATAACCCGATTAACCTGGTGCGCATCATCCGCTCGTTTGACCCTTGTTTGGCTTGTGCCATTCACCTGATCGATCCGGAGACAAACGATATCAAGGTCTACAAGGTGGCTTAGGGGGAACATGATGGCTGATTTACAAACGCAACTGAGCAGACATCCGATCGCATTTCGTATCCTTCACGAGATCATGATGATCTCCATCTTCCTGCTGATCGTCACCGGATTTTACATCCATCGTCCTTTTGTTGAAGGCGGCGGATTCCTGATGACCACAGCCCGGGGCGTACACTATTTCTTCGCGGCGATTCTCATGGTCACTGCAGTTACGCGCATTCTGTGTATGTTCATCGGGAAGAACCGGGATTGGCGATCCTTCCTTCCGACCTGGTCCGATTTCAAACTGCTGCCGGGCTTTCTCCTTTATTACGCCCTGATTGCCAAAGAACCAAAGCTCAAAAAGAAGTACAACCCGCTGCAGATGATCTCCTATTCCTTTGTTTTTGTGATGGTCCTCTTCCAGATCGTCAGCGGCTTTGCCATCCAGTATCCCAATGGCTGGCTGCAATGGTTCAACACCGGCCTCTTCAATAATGTTGTTCAGGTGAGGATGGCGCATTACATCGTGAACTGGGCATTCGTCTTGTTCATCATGATTCATGTGTATTTGACCATCCGGGAGTCCTTCCATGAAGTGAAGGAAATGCACCTGCTTGCCAAGTCCGAAGAGGGCCATCCCGGCGGCAAGGAGCCAATTCATTCATGACGAAAGAGACCGGTCAGCAAGCAACTCTGATATTAGGGTTGGGCAATGTGCTCATGGGCGACGAAGGCTTTGGCGTCCATGTTGTTCGCCGATTGAAGGGGATTGATCTGCCCGGCAATATCAGGGTCGTGGAGGGAGGTGTAGGTGGCTTTGGACTGCTGAATCACCTCGATGGTGTTGAAAGGCTGCTCATAATCGATGCGATGATGACCGATTCACTCCCCGGGGAACTGCTGATCGTCAAGCCGGGCCCAAATCTGACAGAACCTTCAAAAAGGGTCCTTTCCTTTCATCAAATCGGAGCGCTGGAACTGGTGGCGATGGGTCAGTTGCTCGGCTATGAACCGCAGACTTCATTCATGGTTACCCGGCCGGAACGAATAGAGATGGGCATGGAATTATCGCCGTCTGTGGAGAAAGCGGTCGGTCGTGCAGCCAGGCTGATAGAGGAAATGTGCCGGGGCGATTTTGCCATGCTGGAAAGGAGTGAAAATTCATGCACACTGTAACGTTCATTACTGTGGCCATATTTATGTTGATTGCCGCTGTCTTCTCAATCTTTGCGTTGGTTAAATTATCAAGAAACGATGCCGGAGCGAAGAGTACACTGACCGCAGGATTTGTTTTCGCGCTTTTCGGCGTTATGTTCGGCTCGCTGTTCTTCCTTGTCGGTGGGAACTGAATTGCCGGTGCGGGATTGAGAACGGAGCCACAATACAAAGCCGACTGAGAAGAAAGCTGATCCTATAGTCTGGCCAACAAATCCGGGCGGTTGCTGGCCACCCCATCGAAGCCCATCTTTTCCAGCTGACGCATCACCGGCAGGTCGTCCACAGTCCAGGCAAAGACCCGGTAACCAGCCCGATGGGCTGCGGTTACCGCCTCCGGGGTGATGAACTGATACCGCAGCATGACCGCATCGGCATGAGCGGCTGCAATGATCCCTTTGATACGCCAGGGCAGGATATGCCGGATGATCTGACTTGCGACCGGTGTCAAGTATCGTTTTCGCGGGGGATAGGAAAGTCCGAGGGATACCTCAGGGGCCAGCATTTTGAGCGTCCGCAGGCTGGATGGAATCACCGAACTGATGATCACATCGCTCAGGACTTTGTGTTGTCTGAGTACTTCCAGCACCTCGCCTTCGTATCCCGTTTCCTTCAGATCGACGTTCATCTGTGCCCGGCCTTTGAGCAACGAGACGGCTTCATGCAATGTTGGGATGACCTCGCCATGGCCAACGTCAATCCCTCGCAGCTCCATCAACGAATGATCCCGCACATTGACTCGAACTCCTGTGCTCGCCGCCATATACGGATCATGGATAAGCACCAGTGCGTCGCGGCAGCGGCGCACGTCGAATTCAACCATGTCTACTCCGAACTGGAGGGCCAGCTCAAAGGAGCGCAATGTGTTCGGAGGCGCATACACTCCCGCCCCTGTGTGTCCGATACGCAATATCTTCGCCATACATCATTTCTGTGATCGACGCCACTTCACTGTTCTCTACTACTTGTTGGGATGCTCTGATTAAGTTCTGATCAACCCCCTTGCCCCCAATCTTGGGGGAGGAAGGGGGTCTGGGGGACACCCCCAGACCCCCGGCAGGAAGTATCCTGCACCACTTAATCAGAGGTTCCCTTGCTTACAAGGACGAACGTGACACTCTCCGTTCGTGGTGAGCCTGTCGAACCATAAAAGGAGGGCTTCTTTCGACCTGCGCCAATATTATGTCAACTACATGGCGGAGCCTCTCTCATTTAAAAACACCTTCATCGGTCAGTCTTTTGATCTCGTTTTCGGACATCCCCAGCAGTTGCCCATAGACATAGTCATTATCTTCGGGAATCCGACCGGTTGGTCCGAACGTGCAGGGTGTCTCCGAGAAGTTGACGGGTACCGGCATTGCCAAAGAGGGGCCAGCAAAAGAAGCGTCCCGATCAAAAGGATAAACCGGATACATCGTTTCCTGATAGAAGTTCCTCTGTTTTAAGTGAGAACTTTCAACAAGATCGGAACACTTGGAGACGATCCCTGCAGGTATTCCGCCTTTTTGCATTTTCTCCATTATCTCCTCGGCACTTTGGCTCATGCTCCACTCGGAAATCAACTGATCCAGATCGGCGGCATTTCGGATTCTGCCGGCCAGGTCAGCGAACTTGGTTTGCTTTGTCCAAGCCGGATTGCCGAGGATGGTGCAGAGAGCTTCCCAGTGTTCATCGGTGGAAGCGGCAATGACGCACCATCGATCATCACCTTTGCAGGGATAGGCTCCATGAGGAGAAGCGAACGGGGATCGATTGCCGATCCGATTGGCCACGCGGCCATTGGCCAGATAGTCCATGATCTCAACGGCAAAACAGCTGATGGACATCTCATAAAGCGGAACCTCAATGAACACACCTTGTCGCGTACGTCGCCTCTTGGCAAGAGCTGCTACCGCCAGAAAGGACATATAAGTGGCCGAATGGAAATCAGCAAATGCCGTTCCATTCCATGTCGGTGGCCCGTCAGGGAAACCGGTCATGTGAACCAGGCCGGCCATGGAGGTCAAGGCTGCTCCGTAAGCCTTGTTCTTAGCGTAAGGCCCCTCACTTCCCATGGCCGAACCCCACACCATAACGATGTCCGGTTTGATTTCCCTGACCGATTGGTAATCCAGCCCGAAGTTACGCAGCGCCTCATGGCCGATATTGGAGATCAGAACATCACACTTCTCTATCAGTTTGCTGGCCACTGTCTTGCCTTCAGGGGTGTGCAAATCCAAAGCCACATGCCGTTTTCCTGCCTCAAAATCGGGGACGACGCTCCCTGCAGGCTCAGGCCCTCCTCTCCATGAAGAATCAATTGCCTTAGAAGAAGAAACCCTGATCACCTCGGCTCCCTGACTTGCCAGTATGCGACCGCAGAGAGGAGTGGCGACATATAGGCTTACCTCAAGAACTCGTACTCCGTTCAATGTGCCTTTGGTCATCTTCTCTCCTTCTGATTGACCCCTATATAACCCCGGCGTGTCGTAGCGTGAGTAATTCATCCTTTGTCATTCCAAGTTCCCCGGCGTACACTTCATTATTGTGTTCACCGAGAAGAGGGGCAGTTCGCTGCAAGTTCCAACCTCTTATCCCATCCAGATACAGAGGCGAACCGATATAGCTCAACCGGCCTGCCACCGCGTGGTCTGCTTCGACGAAAAAGCTTCGGTGAGTCAGTTGAGGACAACGGGCTATATCCTCGGGTGTGTTGACGGGCAAAATCACAAAGCCTCTTCTCAACCCCTCAGCAAAGAGCTCTTTCTTCCCAAAACGTCGGACGAAACGGCTCACGAAGCTCCTTACAATATCTGCAACGTGCTTACGGCTGTATACCGGCCCTTTGTACATGGGATCAAGCAGTTCATCCCCTCCACCCCAGTCACTTACCAACTGAGCGAACGTATCCCATTCTGCAGCGGACGCAAGGCAGAGAAAGACCCATCCGTCTTTACACTCGTAGATGCCCCAAGGTTCCGCAGCAGGTCTGTTGTTTCCGCTACGGACCATGTTTATATTCTCCAGGCTCCAGAACTGATGGGCCAACTTATCTTCCACAAAGGTGATAAGCGCCTCCTGTATCGAAATGTCTATATATTGCCCAACCGCGGAGACCTCTCGATGGTACAGGGCCATCATGATGGCGGATGCTGCATATAAGGCTGCCGGTGGAAAAGACTGACTGCCTCCCAATTTCAACGGGGGACCATCCGGATTTCCGCAGATTTGCATTACGCCAGACATGGCCATGCTGATCAGGTCTGTGGATTGATAGTGGTGAAGAGGCCCTGATTGTCCGAATGGAGTGATCGAAGCCATCACCAGCGCCGGATTGATCACTTTGAGCGCTTCGTAATCCAGCCCCAGGTTTTTGAGGTATCCGGGGGGGGAAGTCTCCAGCAGAACATCAGCCTTCCGAACCAGTTTCTTGAGAATGGCCTGCCCATCCGTATGTTCGAGGTTCAACGTGACGCTTCGCTTGTTGGTATTGTTGTGCAAAAAAAAGAGACTCTTGTCCAGATGGGGATCGTCATGGACAAACGGTGGCCATCGCCTGGTCCTGTCACCCTCTGGAGGCTCCACCTTGATGACATCTGCCCCCAGGTCAGCAAAGAGCTTGCTGCAATGGACCCCCTTCTCATCGGCGAGGTCAATCATTCGGAATGCGCCCAGCAATGTTTCCTCATGCGTCATTTTCTGTTGGACTCCTTCCTGAGCAAGTCGATTACATCCATCCCCGTCAGGCCGACATTCTTCCCCCTGAAGTATATCATCCATCTTCGATAAATCGAAAGCGCCTGGCATCGGTCATCCTGATGCCAGGCGCAGATTAGCCTCCGGTGGTTATTTATACCATTTGAAGGGTTAGAGTGATGAGTGGTTATTCTGCTTATGTTGCCGAGGCGCTCCTTCGATGGCGAGGATCGGCCAGTAGATCGAAAGCAGTCAATGCTTGAGCGGCAATCACAATTTGTCCGGCACCAGGTTGAACTTGTACCCCTGTTTACGCAATGCGTCACCGATGGCAGCCAGATCGCTGGCCTCGACGTGAACGGCAAATAGTTTCTCGACTTCCCTCCCCGGGGGGACGGTCATCAGAGTGACGATCCTGGCATGATGACTGTTGAGGACTTGGATGATATCAGGCAGGTCCTCCTGTTTGGTCTCGCTCTCGAAATACAGATTGGCACCGTGTTCCCTGGGGCGCATGATTTCCTCGAAAAGCCGGATGAGGTCCGTTGTGGTGATGATGCCGATCATTTTCCCGCTCCCATCAACCACCGGCAGGGCTCCAACGCGATGTTTGCGGCCGACTGATGCAGCCTGACTCACATAGGCATCTGGCAAAATGGTGACGACGTCGCTGGCCATGACTTTCTGCACCGTTGTAGTCGAGATCGAGTCGCCGGAATGCCTGCCAGATTGAGACGATCCGAGAGAGGCGATTGACTCCCTCAGCCGCGCATCGGTCAGCATTCCGATCAGTTTCCCGTTTCCATCTACCACCGGCAAATGGTGTATGCGATTATCCCGCATCATTGTCTGTGCCATATGGATCGGAGTATTGGGAGTGGTGGTAATCACTGGTGTTCGCATGCACTGGCGTATAAACATCTCAAACCTCCCGAATCAAGTTTCTCAAACAAGAATCTGTTGATAGTGTGCTCTATATGTGATGCAGATTCGTGGATATATCCTACTCTCTTCTCGCTAAGCAATCAAGCCTTCCGGTGCTGCTATGGGCCTGAAGAGGCAGATACCGTGAGTTCACCTGCTAGAGATCATCTTGGCAGATGGCCATTTCCCATTCCCCTCAACAGAAGGCGCAACGGAACTATAGATATCAGAAGGGGCTGCTTTCCAATTCAGATGCAGCCCCCAAATCCCCGCCGTACATAAAGAGCCGGATACAAATACCTGCAACCCCTTTCCAGATGCCTTCTCACTTGGAGCAAGTCTTATTGGTTGGCCTCTTTGATGTTCTCAATATAGGCTTTCATCGTTGCGTTTATATCGGCCAGCGCGTATACCTCAAAATCCATGAACGCACCGATGGGAATGGAAGCAATCGTTTGAGCGGCGTCATCTGCATCGGGAAGCTCCCATATGATTACAGCTCGCCCTCCGGGAATCGCATATGCCTCCAGAACCTTGCCGATCTTCTTCTGTTCCCCGATCCAATCGAGGGTCGCCCTTAACATCTGTCTCATGGGCGATTTAGGAGACGTGGCCGCTACGTCTTTCATGGCACAAAAGCTGAGGAACTTCATCTTCATCCTCCTTTCGGCTCTTCTTGTTTGCGGGGGATTGATTATATATCCACAAGCCGCTAAAGTCAACAGTGAGTCTCTTCCAGCACCAGATGAGCTTGAAGGGAGGGCCGATTTTCATCGGCCTCAAGCGCCGTCAAATGGGCAGGTAATCGGTCCCAGTTTCGAGTATCAAGTGGTACGATGCAGCCAGTGGTATCATATTTGCCGGGCTGCACTAACAGGCTGTTGAAAAAGAGGTGAAGGATTCCTCTTCTTCCCCCAAGAGTGGGGGCCAGGGGGTTGATTAGGACTTAGTCGAGTTTTCTTATCTCTTCTCCGCCACATAAATATCCGCTTCGATCATTTGCCCGTTTTCGAAGAAATGATGGGCGAAATAGAGGTTTCCCTCATCATCGAGAGAGAGGTCGTCATTCAAAACTACCCGTTGGGGCTCCTGCCATGCTGAATCGATTCTGTGGGAAACGTAAATCCCGGTAGTGCCATCGATGAGCTGCTTTTCCGCGGGCACCTTCACGTCCGGGGTGAAGAAGAAATAGAGGGTGTTGCCGTCGGGTGTGACAAAAGGCGAATCTTCTGTTCCGGCGCTGCTGATCGGAGCGGACACCGGCACTGGGATTGCCCACTGGCTGGAATGGAGCACAGTCGGATACACAGCCGTTTTGGGAGTGACCTTGATTGCATTCGACGGCATCTTGCTTTCTCTGGGCATAATTTCCAGAGAGCCCTATTCATCGGCGCATCCGGTGAATAGGATCAAACACACCGATATCCCAACCATGATCACTTTCCACATATGCTGCCTCTCATTAGCCTTCTGTCCAATGGCGACACAAATCCAGGACCCTATTCTAGCATAAACGGACATGAGAGCGTTGCTCGAGTTATTGGGCTTCCGATATGATGGTACAATAATGGTAGATGTCCGAGCATACAGAGCAGATGAGATGAAAACCCTATCACAATGGTTTGATCGGAGGAGAAACGTCTGGAAATGGGCAATCAAAGTATTGCTCTTGCTTCTGTTGGTCTTGCTGGTGTTGTTCCCCCGGGTGGACCGTTTGCCGGTGACAATTCACCGCTACTTCAATCCTAATAGTCTGGTAGATCCCCAGTCTCCTGCCTTAGATCCGCTGATCGATGAATTCGAAAAATATCGTCAGCCGGATTGGTCCAAGACGGAGTTGATGAATTACATTGAAGCTTTTGTCTATTACAAGATTCCCTATGCTTATGATTGGAACACCTGGGCCAATGCCGACTATTTGCCGACCGTTGAAGAAGTGATTAAGAAGGGCAAAGAGGATTGTGACGGCCGGGCGGTCCTGGCAGCTTCGATGCTGCGCCGATACGGTTTCGATGCCACCCTCGCCGGAAACTTCCAGCACATCTGGGTCAAGACGGAGGTTGGGGAAACCATGGGACCGGGCGAGAGATCGTTTATGGAATACACCGAGGAAGGCAGGCGATTCAATTGGGATGCTTTACGGGATATGCCGAATGAATACAGCTTTAACATATCGGTCTTCCCGCTGTGGCGGGAGTTGATTATTGCGATAGGGGCATGGCTCATCTTGAAGGGACGTCATCTGAGCTTCAGCGAGGGCCTGATATGGCTGGGGCTGGCAGTGGTCGGCCTGTTGCTGATCCGCGGCGGAGGCTATGACTCAGAGAGCTTCAAAAACTGGCTGGGATCGCTGATCCTCGTGTTCGCGGTGATAGCGCTGGTGGTGCGATCTTACCAAACCAACAAACGGGAGTCGCCGCAAGGCCCCTACAGCGCGTAAAGCTCTCGCCCGTAGGTGGTCACCCAGTTCTTTTTGAGAACCTTCAATGTTTCTTCAATCTTGTCCACGCTGAGGATGACAATGGGTTGGCCGCTCTCTCCCCTGCCTAGGTAGGTGTAAATGGACTGGATGTTGATTCCGGCATTGGCTAAGGGTTTGAGCACTGCTTGAAGCGCGCCGGGATGGTCGGGGACTTCCACTGCGATCACATCACGCTCGCGCACAGTATAGCCGCGGCTCTTGAGCACATTGAGGGTCTTATCGGGATTATCGGTGATGAACCGCACGTTACTGACATCGGAAAGATCGCCTGCCGCCAGAGCCCGGATGTTGATCCCTTCATATCCCAGAAACTCGCTCACGCGCAGAAACTGGCCCGGCTCATTCTCCAGCGTCATGGAAATCTGTCTTACCGTAGTCATGGCTCACTCCTCACAAGTTATATCCTGCCATCAGCGCTTTCTTGTTGATTTCGATCAGCGATTTCTTGCTCTTGAGCGTATCTTCCAGCACGTGGAACAGGGAATTGACCGAAACCAGATTGCTCTTCTTGCAGAAGGATCCCAGCATGATCATATTGGCCGATTTGGGGCTCTTGAGTTCCTCGGCCATGGCGTTGGCAGGGACTTCAACGATATCGATATCGCCCCGGGTGACTGTGGTTCGGGTTATCGAAGAATTGATGAAGAGGACTCCCCCGGAATGCACATGGTTCTGATATCGATCCAGGGACGGTTGATTCATCACCACCAGAAAATCGGGGGATGAAGCCACCGGAGAGGCAATCTCTTCATCGGATATGGCCACGGTGCAATGGGCGGTGCCGCCGCGAACCTCCAGCCCGTAAGCGGGCAGGTAGGTCACGTATTTGCCTTCCTCCATCGCCGCTTCCGCCAGGTTGAGGCCCATCGAGAGCACCCCTTGGCCGCCAAAGCCTGTAAACATCGTCTTAATCAGCATCTTCTTTCTTCCCGGTTGTATCTTTGATTACGCCCAGCGGAAAGACCTTGACCATCTCCTTATCGATCCACTTCCAGGAGTCCAGAGGTTCCATCTTCCAGTTGGTGGGACACGGAGAAAGAACCTCCACCATGGAAAACCCCAGGCCATCGATCTGCGCCTGGAATGCCTTTCGAATGGCCTTCTTGGTCTTGCGGATATTGGCCGGAGAATTGACCGCCGTCCGCTCAAGATATACTGTGCCATCAAGCAGAGCCAGCATTTCGCTCATTTTGATAGGGCTTCCCTCTTTGGCCGCATTCCTGCCCAAAGGGGTGGTGGTGGTCTTCTGGCTCAACAGTGTGGTCGGAGCCATCTGTCCGCCGGTCATTCCGTAGATGGCGTTATTGATGAAAATGGTGGTCAGATTCTCTCCCCGGTTGGCGGCATGGATGGTCTCGGCAATGCCGATGGCGCAGAGATCGCCGTCTCCCTGGTAGGTGAAGACGATGGCCTCGGGATTGACCCTCTTCATACCGGTGGCCACTGCCATTCCCCTGCCGTGCGCTACTTCGGCCATGTCGACATCAAAATAGTTGTAGGCAAAGACGCAGCATCCGACGCCGGGAATTCCAACCGCGATGTCCCGGAGGTTCATCTCATCGATCACCTCGCCGACAAGCCGGTGCGCAATGGAGTGACCGCACCCGGCGCAGTAGTGGAACTGGACTGGCTTCATGCATTTGGGTCGACTGTATACCTTGTTCACTTCTCCGCCCTCAGCCCTTTCTGATAATAAAGACGATTGATTACCCGGAAGACCTCGTCTGGTGTAGGAATCACGCCTCCCGGCCTGCCGTAGAAGGAGATTTCTCCTTTACCTGCCAAGGCCAGCTGAACATCCTCCAGCATCTGCCCCATGTTCATTTCAAAGACCAGGAAGTGGTTGGTTTGATGGATCAAAGCTTGAACGGCTTCCGATGGGAACGGCCAGAGAGTGATCGGCCTCAG from Dehalococcoidia bacterium harbors:
- a CDS encoding thiamine pyrophosphate-dependent enzyme; the encoded protein is MKPVQFHYCAGCGHSIAHRLVGEVIDEMNLRDIAVGIPGVGCCVFAYNYFDVDMAEVAHGRGMAVATGMKRVNPEAIVFTYQGDGDLCAIGIAETIHAANRGENLTTIFINNAIYGMTGGQMAPTTLLSQKTTTTPLGRNAAKEGSPIKMSEMLALLDGTVYLERTAVNSPANIRKTKKAIRKAFQAQIDGLGFSMVEVLSPCPTNWKMEPLDSWKWIDKEMVKVFPLGVIKDTTGKKEDAD
- a CDS encoding 2-oxoacid:acceptor oxidoreductase family protein, yielding MLIKTMFTGFGGQGVLSMGLNLAEAAMEEGKYVTYLPAYGLEVRGGTAHCTVAISDEEIASPVASSPDFLVVMNQPSLDRYQNHVHSGGVLFINSSITRTTVTRGDIDIVEVPANAMAEELKSPKSANMIMLGSFCKKSNLVSVNSLFHVLEDTLKSKKSLIEINKKALMAGYNL
- a CDS encoding muconolactone Delta-isomerase family protein — protein: MKFLSFCAMKDVAATSPKSPMRQMLRATLDWIGEQKKIGKVLEAYAIPGGRAVIIWELPDADDAAQTIASIPIGAFMDFEVYALADINATMKAYIENIKEANQ
- a CDS encoding hydrogenase maturation protease; the encoded protein is MTKETGQQATLILGLGNVLMGDEGFGVHVVRRLKGIDLPGNIRVVEGGVGGFGLLNHLDGVERLLIIDAMMTDSLPGELLIVKPGPNLTEPSKRVLSFHQIGALELVAMGQLLGYEPQTSFMVTRPERIEMGMELSPSVEKAVGRAARLIEEMCRGDFAMLERSENSCTL
- a CDS encoding ACT domain-containing protein; this translates as MTTVRQISMTLENEPGQFLRVSEFLGYEGINIRALAAGDLSDVSNVRFITDNPDKTLNVLKSRGYTVRERDVIAVEVPDHPGALQAVLKPLANAGINIQSIYTYLGRGESGQPIVILSVDKIEETLKVLKKNWVTTYGRELYAL
- a CDS encoding CoA transferase; this translates as MTHEETLLGAFRMIDLADEKGVHCSKLFADLGADVIKVEPPEGDRTRRWPPFVHDDPHLDKSLFFLHNNTNKRSVTLNLEHTDGQAILKKLVRKADVLLETSPPGYLKNLGLDYEALKVINPALVMASITPFGQSGPLHHYQSTDLISMAMSGVMQICGNPDGPPLKLGGSQSFPPAALYAASAIMMALYHREVSAVGQYIDISIQEALITFVEDKLAHQFWSLENINMVRSGNNRPAAEPWGIYECKDGWVFLCLASAAEWDTFAQLVSDWGGGDELLDPMYKGPVYSRKHVADIVRSFVSRFVRRFGKKELFAEGLRRGFVILPVNTPEDIARCPQLTHRSFFVEADHAVAGRLSYIGSPLYLDGIRGWNLQRTAPLLGEHNNEVYAGELGMTKDELLTLRHAGVI
- a CDS encoding cytochrome b/b6 domain-containing protein, translating into MMADLQTQLSRHPIAFRILHEIMMISIFLLIVTGFYIHRPFVEGGGFLMTTARGVHYFFAAILMVTAVTRILCMFIGKNRDWRSFLPTWSDFKLLPGFLLYYALIAKEPKLKKKYNPLQMISYSFVFVMVLFQIVSGFAIQYPNGWLQWFNTGLFNNVVQVRMAHYIVNWAFVLFIMIHVYLTIRESFHEVKEMHLLAKSEEGHPGGKEPIHS
- a CDS encoding nickel-dependent hydrogenase large subunit, with translation MTRIVIDPLTRIEGHLKIEVEVENGKVVDAWSAGMMARGWEVLLKDRDPRDAPYLSSRVCGVCEGVHTVASAQALDHAFGAEIPEAGRIMRNLFCSGLYMHDHFIHFYVLSALDYLDIMAVASYNGSDPGLRALRDKIAALAKNKDTSPFTPRYKLDEFCVTDPETVTTLVSHYVKAVEMKAKSSKMLNIICGIQPNPATIMAGGCTATPSVEELREFRTLWEEQLDFVENVYLKDVIAVGTGPLLPLALNGFGGDMNPDYHGNYMCYPMFPQDNPASEADYSFGGSNHLVKGGVIFNTQLNATGAVDYGKITESVTTSWYDYPAGVDNLHPSEGLTKFNPNKPGAYSFIKAPRYDGQPMEVGPLARGLVNQFPELMDLINAGAKPGAIARHFCRAIESRDVGRAGLAWIDRLIELASKGPIVGMNDKKVPRSARGMGVWDAPRGALGHWIEIEDHRIKNYQLVVPSTWNASPRDEKSVRGTYEQALIGTPVPDVDNPINLVRIIRSFDPCLACAIHLIDPETNDIKVYKVA
- a CDS encoding glycerophosphodiester phosphodiesterase, with product MAKILRIGHTGAGVYAPPNTLRSFELALQFGVDMVEFDVRRCRDALVLIHDPYMAASTGVRVNVRDHSLMELRGIDVGHGEVIPTLHEAVSLLKGRAQMNVDLKETGYEGEVLEVLRQHKVLSDVIISSVIPSSLRTLKMLAPEVSLGLSYPPRKRYLTPVASQIIRHILPWRIKGIIAAAHADAVMLRYQFITPEAVTAAHRAGYRVFAWTVDDLPVMRQLEKMGFDGVASNRPDLLARL
- a CDS encoding CBS domain-containing protein gives rise to the protein MFIRQCMRTPVITTTPNTPIHMAQTMMRDNRIHHLPVVDGNGKLIGMLTDARLRESIASLGSSQSGRHSGDSISTTTVQKVMASDVVTILPDAYVSQAASVGRKHRVGALPVVDGSGKMIGIITTTDLIRLFEEIMRPREHGANLYFESETKQEDLPDIIQVLNSHHARIVTLMTVPPGREVEKLFAVHVEASDLAAIGDALRKQGYKFNLVPDKL
- a CDS encoding CoA transferase, with product MTKGTLNGVRVLEVSLYVATPLCGRILASQGAEVIRVSSSKAIDSSWRGGPEPAGSVVPDFEAGKRHVALDLHTPEGKTVASKLIEKCDVLISNIGHEALRNFGLDYQSVREIKPDIVMVWGSAMGSEGPYAKNKAYGAALTSMAGLVHMTGFPDGPPTWNGTAFADFHSATYMSFLAVAALAKRRRTRQGVFIEVPLYEMSISCFAVEIMDYLANGRVANRIGNRSPFASPHGAYPCKGDDRWCVIAASTDEHWEALCTILGNPAWTKQTKFADLAGRIRNAADLDQLISEWSMSQSAEEIMEKMQKGGIPAGIVSKCSDLVESSHLKQRNFYQETMYPVYPFDRDASFAGPSLAMPVPVNFSETPCTFGPTGRIPEDNDYVYGQLLGMSENEIKRLTDEGVFK